In a genomic window of Spirosoma agri:
- a CDS encoding SdpI family protein: MKTTSTTTEILMTIPWLIAIVYVTSIWPELPATMPSHYDLSGTVNGWSPKVELAWLSLGMGVFLYLLFRFLPKIDPKGRLQSANFQKLRFVMMLFLAALQASLFYLAVHQSTSQALLGPELALVSLMLAGIGNYITTVKPNWFIGIRTPWTLSSENVWRRTHQLGGRWMVAGGLLAALLAIVVPAPYTVGVVVGIILTASFIPIVYSYIYYRQEKARQFS, translated from the coding sequence ACCGAAATTCTGATGACCATACCCTGGCTGATTGCTATCGTGTATGTCACGTCAATCTGGCCGGAACTTCCTGCCACCATGCCGAGTCATTATGATCTATCGGGCACCGTGAACGGCTGGAGCCCGAAAGTTGAACTGGCCTGGCTAAGTCTTGGTATGGGCGTTTTCCTGTATTTGCTGTTTCGGTTTCTCCCTAAAATCGATCCAAAAGGACGGCTTCAGTCGGCCAATTTTCAAAAGCTCAGGTTTGTTATGATGCTGTTTCTGGCTGCCCTGCAAGCCAGCCTTTTCTATCTGGCTGTCCACCAATCGACCAGTCAGGCGTTGCTAGGTCCTGAACTGGCGCTTGTCAGTTTGATGCTGGCTGGCATCGGTAATTACATCACAACGGTCAAACCTAACTGGTTCATCGGTATTCGTACCCCCTGGACGCTTAGTAGTGAAAACGTCTGGCGCCGAACGCATCAGTTGGGCGGACGATGGATGGTTGCGGGTGGGCTACTGGCTGCCCTGCTGGCGATCGTGGTGCCAGCGCCTTACACGGTAGGCGTTGTGGTTGGGATCATTCTGACGGCGTCGTTTATCCCGATCGTGTATTCCTACATTTATTACCGTCAGGAAAAAGCGCGTCAATTCAGCTAA